From Antennarius striatus isolate MH-2024 chromosome 14, ASM4005453v1, whole genome shotgun sequence, the proteins below share one genomic window:
- the ciarta gene encoding circadian associated repressor of transcription a produces the protein MSSLGSPSKWPSCDSLRSTPSFLHSESEQTEDEADASSEGEGDGGMAKFLRSKLEQLERRPDGGKRPDSASSPQDVILSSSSSTPGDLMFAQTCVKLQRFIPSLLGLLHGLKTGRFDKGLSSFQKSIAIDRFHRILGILQRPDMGEKYLHNLLQIEAMLKLWFPQVSRESTDAPSQTSTPRLAPRWRQNQLHMPVKKRKLSWSNHDPPSGNVSTRSKQQPHGLPGMPQAVAPLHVVTAGLPGSPKRQKTQEERGDDAARSGLTSGYESAAAPCSCHRRENENGTHPEIRAPSPGGPVAQDNHVSSSDSVSTDSSRC, from the exons ATGAGTTCTTTGGGCAGTCCTTCCAAATGGCCATCTTGCGATTCTCTGCGCTCCACGCCGAGCTTCCTCCACAGCGAGAGCGAGCAGACGGAGGACGAGGCCGACGCGTCCTCGGAGGGAGAGGGCGACGGCGGAATGGCGAAGTTTCTCAGGTCGAAGTTGGAGCAGCTGGAGCGCCGCCCGGATGGGGGGAAGCGTCCCGACTCGGCCTCGTCTCCTCAAGACGTCATCTTGAGCTCGTCGTCGTCAACTCCGGGGGACCTGATGTTCGCGCAGACG TGTGTCAAGTTGCAGAGGTTCATCCCGTCTTTACTGGGGCTCCTGCACGGACTGAAGACTGGGCGATTCGACAAAG GTTTATCCAGTTTCCAGAAAAGCATCGCTATCGACAGATTCCACAGGATTCTGGGGATCCTGCAGAGGCCTGACATGGG TGAGAAATACCTCCACAACCTGCTGCAGATCGAAGCGATGCTCAAGCTGTGGTTCCCCCAGGTGTCGCGCGAGTCCACGGACGCGCCGAGCCAAACCAGCACTCCCAGACTGGCGCCGCGGTGGCGCCAGAATCAACTCCACATGCCGGTGAAG AAGAGAAAGCTGAGCTGGTCGAACCACGACCCCCCCTCTGGAAACGTCTCGACCAGAAGTAAGCAGCAACCACACGGGCTACCGGGGATGCCCCAGGCTGTGGCGCCCCTCCATGTCGTCACCGCCGGTCTACCCGGGTCGCCCAAGAGGCAGAAAACCCAGGAGGAGCGAGGAGACGACGCGGCGAGGAGCGGCTTGACGTCCGGATACGAGTCTGCCGCCGCCCCGTGTTCGTGTCACAGGAGAGAAAACGAGAATGGGACGCACCCCGAGATCCGAGCGCCCTCCCCCGGCGGCCCGGTAGCGCAGGACAACCACGTGTCCTCAAGCGACTCCGTCAGCACCGACTCCTCGCGCTGCTAG